A genomic region of Acidobacteriota bacterium contains the following coding sequences:
- a CDS encoding DUF4286 family protein, translated as MLIYEVTAVVDESIADEYEKYMREQHIPDLLATNYFAAAFFAKNGNMYRIGYHCDSREDLEAYFANHAGRLRADMAAHFPSGIEFSRNELEIIALFPEP; from the coding sequence ATGCTGATCTACGAAGTGACTGCCGTTGTTGATGAATCGATCGCTGACGAATACGAAAAATATATGCGTGAGCAGCATATTCCCGATCTGCTGGCAACGAACTATTTTGCGGCAGCATTTTTTGCGAAGAACGGAAATATGTACCGGATCGGATATCATTGCGATTCGCGTGAGGATCTCGAGGCATATTTTGCAAACCATGCCGGACGACTGCGGGCCGACATGGCCGCCCATTTTCCATCAGGTATCGAATTTTCGCGTAATGAACTCGAGATCATCGCTCTTTTCCCGGAGCCTTAA
- a CDS encoding VOC family protein, producing MASGASIFRIFIPVTDFDKALIFYQTLFAAEGRQIHAGRQYFDCGSVIMAVIENDGTPIGDHVYFSVANLETWYTRAKELDCLEKIDMHGGPLGEIVRRPWGERSFYARDPFGNGLCFVDESTVFTGVD from the coding sequence ATGGCGAGTGGAGCTTCGATCTTCAGAATATTTATTCCGGTGACGGATTTTGATAAGGCGTTGATATTCTATCAAACGCTCTTCGCCGCCGAGGGCCGTCAGATACACGCTGGACGGCAGTATTTTGATTGTGGTTCGGTGATCATGGCCGTCATCGAGAATGACGGTACACCGATCGGCGATCACGTCTATTTTTCGGTAGCCAATCTCGAAACGTGGTACACACGAGCGAAAGAACTCGATTGCCTCGAGAAAATCGATATGCACGGAGGTCCGCTCGGCGAGATCGTTAGGCGGCCGTGGGGTGAGCGTTCATTTTATGCTCGCGACCCATTTGGCAACGGTTTATGCTTTGTTGACGAAAGTACGGTGTTTACGGGGGTTGATTGA
- a CDS encoding DUF2779 domain-containing protein yields the protein MKDRLTKTAYLKYLTCPNEFWLSFQPSRPEKQPDTLEHEHLRQQGYEVERYVKMLSRFQGDETKAVDFQRVFQTADLYARSDAVVTDRTSGIAEIYEIKSSASVKKEHLDDVAFQKIVSERSGTKVGRCYVVTMNGEYIRNGDIDPEQLFVINDVTDQVAEIISFTEEQIEAAKAYTDSDPAPSLADHCAEKLNCEFLKLHFPDLPDYTVFNISRINKAKLKELLDAEIIDIRDVPDDFKLSDKQRIHVAAAKTGQTYIDRDKIAEKIGSWEYPLHFLDYETFSYAIPQFDGVRPFQQMCFQYSLHTIRDEGGDIEHNYFLATSENDPPRALAASLYEHLAGDLGTVFVWYEPFEKTRNDEMAAMFPEYAEFFANVNAHTYDLMKIFADNLYVHPEFKGSSSIKKVLPVIVPELSYKELGIGDGMTASISWYRAATWTTLDEDEKARIFSDLEAYCHLDTKAMVEIYSRLKNLGEDVSVG from the coding sequence ATGAAAGACCGTCTCACCAAAACCGCTTATTTGAAGTATCTAACGTGTCCCAACGAATTCTGGCTTTCGTTCCAGCCGTCGAGGCCTGAAAAGCAGCCGGACACGCTCGAGCACGAACATCTCCGCCAGCAAGGTTACGAAGTTGAACGGTACGTAAAAATGCTGTCCAGATTTCAGGGCGACGAGACAAAGGCGGTGGATTTCCAACGCGTTTTCCAAACGGCCGATCTTTATGCCCGAAGTGACGCCGTTGTGACCGATCGAACGAGCGGCATCGCTGAGATCTATGAAATAAAGTCATCGGCGTCCGTAAAGAAAGAGCATCTCGATGACGTCGCGTTTCAGAAAATCGTGTCCGAACGCAGCGGCACCAAGGTCGGACGTTGTTATGTAGTTACTATGAACGGCGAATATATCAGAAACGGAGATATCGACCCCGAACAGCTCTTCGTGATAAATGACGTGACCGATCAGGTCGCGGAGATCATCTCATTCACAGAAGAGCAGATCGAGGCCGCAAAGGCCTATACTGATTCAGATCCTGCTCCATCACTTGCCGACCACTGCGCGGAAAAGCTGAATTGCGAGTTTCTTAAGCTCCACTTTCCCGATCTTCCTGACTATACGGTTTTCAACATCTCGCGGATCAATAAGGCGAAGTTGAAGGAACTGCTCGACGCGGAAATTATCGACATCAGAGATGTCCCTGACGATTTCAAACTGTCAGACAAGCAGAGGATCCATGTGGCAGCGGCCAAGACGGGTCAAACATATATCGACCGCGACAAGATCGCCGAGAAGATCGGATCTTGGGAATATCCGCTGCATTTTCTTGATTACGAGACATTCTCGTACGCTATCCCTCAGTTTGACGGCGTAAGGCCGTTTCAGCAGATGTGTTTTCAATATTCGCTGCACACGATCCGCGATGAAGGCGGCGATATCGAGCACAACTATTTTCTTGCGACAAGCGAAAATGATCCGCCCCGTGCCCTCGCCGCGAGTCTGTATGAACATCTCGCTGGCGATCTGGGTACAGTTTTTGTCTGGTATGAGCCGTTTGAAAAAACGCGAAATGACGAAATGGCGGCTATGTTTCCTGAATATGCCGAGTTCTTTGCAAACGTCAACGCTCACACATACGACTTGATGAAGATCTTCGCTGACAATCTTTACGTACACCCGGAATTCAAGGGAAGCAGCTCGATCAAAAAGGTCCTGCCGGTCATTGTTCCCGAACTTTCGTATAAGGAACTCGGTATCGGGGACGGAATGACGGCATCGATCAGTTGGTATCGGGCGGCAACTTGGACCACACTCGACGAAGACGAAAAGGCTCGGATATTTAGTGACCTCGAGGCCTATTGCCATTTGGACACAAAGGCAATGGTCGAGATATATTCCAGGCTAAAGAACTTAGGTGAGGATGTTTCGGTCGGATAA
- a CDS encoding RNA-binding protein, whose translation MSMKLYVGNLSFNTSNQDLNDLFGAIGTVESTNIIEDRETGRSRGFAFVEMASQADGENAIAQLNGKEVDGRELKVNEAKPQENRSGGGGGGGRGGNRGGGGYGGGGGGGYGGGGGGRW comes from the coding sequence ATGTCAATGAAATTATATGTAGGAAATCTTTCCTTCAACACAAGCAACCAGGATCTGAACGACCTTTTTGGTGCGATCGGAACTGTCGAATCGACAAACATCATCGAAGACCGCGAAACGGGCCGCTCACGCGGATTCGCTTTCGTCGAAATGGCTTCGCAGGCTGATGGCGAAAACGCTATCGCACAGCTCAACGGCAAAGAAGTCGATGGCCGTGAACTCAAGGTCAACGAAGCTAAACCGCAGGAAAACCGCTCAGGCGGCGGTGGCGGTGGCGGTCGCGGTGGTAATCGCGGCGGCGGCGGCTACGGCGGCGGCGGCGGCGGTGGATACGGCGGCGGCGGCGGCGGCCGTTGGTAG
- a CDS encoding sigma-70 family RNA polymerase sigma factor, which translates to MNTHGVTDLLIKLSDGKRDVVDELLPMIYDELKRIAASYLRRERSDHTLQPTALVNEAYMKMVDITQVSWQNKAHFVGVAANQMRRILVDHARKHNAEKRGGEFQIMTLNEEIDASDEQSADLIALDDALTELAKMDPTKAKIVELRYFGGLTTDETAEVLGVSSITVKRHWKMTKAWLYGQLSK; encoded by the coding sequence ATGAACACACACGGCGTTACAGATCTTCTCATCAAATTGTCAGACGGCAAACGCGATGTCGTGGACGAACTCTTGCCGATGATCTACGACGAACTCAAGCGCATTGCCGCTAGCTACCTCCGACGCGAACGCAGCGATCATACGCTCCAGCCGACAGCCCTTGTAAACGAAGCCTATATGAAGATGGTCGACATTACGCAGGTCTCGTGGCAGAACAAAGCCCATTTCGTCGGGGTCGCGGCCAACCAAATGCGGCGGATCCTCGTCGATCACGCCCGCAAACACAACGCCGAAAAACGCGGCGGCGAATTTCAAATAATGACCCTCAACGAAGAGATCGACGCCTCGGACGAACAGTCCGCCGACCTCATCGCCCTCGATGACGCCCTCACCGAGCTTGCCAAAATGGACCCGACCAAAGCAAAGATCGTCGAACTCCGATATTTCGGCGGCCTCACCACGGACGAAACCGCCGAGGTCCTCGGCGTCTCATCCATCACCGTCAAACGCCACTGGAAAATGACCAAGGCGTGGTTGTACGGGCAACTCTCGAAATGA